Proteins found in one Triticum aestivum cultivar Chinese Spring chromosome 4D, IWGSC CS RefSeq v2.1, whole genome shotgun sequence genomic segment:
- the LOC123100715 gene encoding germin-like protein 8-11, whose product MASSSSFLLLAVLLALVSWQATASDPSPLQDFCVADMNSPVRVNGFVCKNPMEVNADDFFKAAALDKPRVTNKVGSNVTLINVMQIAGLNTLGISIARIDYAPLGQNPPHTHPRATEILTVLEGTLYVGFVTSNQPAPNRNKFLSKVLNKGDVFVFPVGLIHFQFNPNPHKPAVAIAALSSQNPGAITIANAVFGSDPQISDDVLAKAFQVEKNTIDWLQAQFWENNHN is encoded by the exons ATGGCATcatcctcttccttccttctccttgctGTTCTTCTTGCGTTGGTCTCATGGCAGGCCACTGCCTCCGATCCTAGCCCCCTCCAGGACTTTTGTGTCGCCGACATGAATTCACCAG TACGTGTCAATGGGTTTGTTTGCAAGAACCCAATGGAGGTCAACGCTGATGACTTCTTCAAGGCAGCCGCCCTCGACAAGCCTAGGGTGACCAACAAGGTTGGATCCAACGTCACTTTGATCAACGTCATGCAGATTGCTGGACTCAACACCCTCGGCATCTCAATTGCGCGCATCGACTATGCTCCCTTGGGTCAAAACCCACCACATACGCACCCTCGCGCCACTGAGATCCTCACGGTGCTCGAGGGGACACTGTACGTTGGCTTTGTCACATCCAACCAGCCCGCCCCAAACAGAAACAAGTTCCTCTCGAAGGTGCTCAACAAAGGTGATGTGTTCGTCTTCCCCGTGGGGCTCATCCACTTCCAATTCAACCCCAACCCCCACAAGCCCGCCGTTGCAATTGCCGCGCTCAGCAGCCAGAACCCAGGGGCTATCACAATTGCCAATGCGGTGTTTGGGTCAGACCCACAAATATCCGATGATGTTCTTGCCAAGGCGTTTCAGGTGGAAAAGAATACAATAGACTGGCTCCAGGCTCAGTTCTGGGAGAACAACCACAACTAA
- the LOC123099173 gene encoding germin-like protein 8-11: MASSPSFLLLAALLALVSWQAVASDPGPLQDFCVADMLSPVRVNGFVCKNPMEVNADDFFKAAALDKPRVTNKVGSNVTLINVMQIAGLNTLGISIARIDYAPLGQNPPHTHPRATEILTVLEGTLYVGFVTSNQPAPNRNKFLSKVLNKGDVFVFPVGLIHFQFNPNPHKPAVAIAALSSQNPGAITIANAVFGSDPQISDDVLAKAFQVEKNTIDWLQAQFWENNHN, encoded by the exons ATGGCAtcctccccttccttccttctcctcgcCGCTCTTCTTGCCTTGGTCTCATGGCAGGCCGTTGCCTCCGACCCTGGCCCTCTCCAGGACTTTTGTGTCGCCGACATGCTTTCACCAG TACGTGTCAATGGGTTTGTTTGCAAGAACCCAATGGAGGTCAACGCTGATGACTTCTTCAAGGCAGCCGCCCTCGACAAGCCTAGGGTGACCAACAAGGTTGGATCCAACGTCACTTTGATCAACGTCATGCAGATTGCTGGACTCAACACCCTCGGCATCTCAATTGCGCGCATCGACTATGCTCCCTTGGGTCAAAACCCACCACATACGCACCCTCGCGCCACTGAGATCCTCACGGTGCTCGAGGGGACACTGTACGTTGGCTTTGTCACATCCAACCAGCCCGCCCCAAACAGAAACAAGTTCCTCTCGAAGGTGCTCAACAAAGGTGATGTGTTCGTCTTCCCCGTGGGGCTCATCCACTTCCAATTCAACCCCAACCCCCACAAGCCCGCCGTTGCAATTGCCGCGCTCAGCAGCCAGAACCCAGGGGCTATCACAATTGCCAATGCGGTGTTTGGGTCAGACCCACAAATATCCGATGATGTTCTTGCCAAGGCATTTCAGGTGGAAAAGAATACAATAGATTGGCTCCAGGCTCAGTTCTGGGAGAACAACCACAACTAA